One window of the Pedobacter ginsengisoli genome contains the following:
- a CDS encoding ATP-binding protein — protein sequence MQFKNIIGQESIKQQLIQTVAENRISHAQLFLSSEGSGALPMAIAYAQYINCLDKQADDSCGECSSCRKYERYIHPDLHFSYPFFASKDVRIAVDVLDEWRSMMLADPYFDMDIWRSKLSAENKQANINIAECHDIIKKLSYKAFEAQTKVLIMWLPEYLDKEGNSLLKIIEEPPQNTLFILVANNQEQILSTLLSRTQIVKIPKLPHATVESYLMDEYGLSENQATEYSFLADGNLIEAKQLVANTQNENADKFAEWLRMGYGNRVLDLTNFVDQIAGWGRENQKNFLKYGISFLRECSLLLSGAEDLVKLPVSAMETAKKLSTHVLNLNMADAIISELEKAHYHIERNANPKILFLDVSLQLVKIIKFKTLPKGTQYIYS from the coding sequence ATGCAGTTTAAGAATATCATAGGTCAGGAAAGCATAAAACAGCAATTGATACAAACAGTTGCTGAGAATAGGATAAGTCATGCGCAGTTGTTTCTTTCATCAGAAGGAAGCGGAGCCTTACCTATGGCAATTGCCTATGCCCAATACATTAACTGCCTTGATAAACAGGCTGATGATAGCTGCGGAGAATGCTCTTCGTGCAGAAAGTACGAAAGATATATTCATCCTGATTTGCATTTTTCTTATCCGTTTTTTGCCTCAAAAGATGTAAGAATAGCGGTAGATGTTTTAGACGAATGGCGAAGTATGATGCTTGCCGATCCTTATTTTGATATGGATATCTGGCGTTCTAAATTGAGCGCTGAGAATAAACAGGCAAATATTAACATCGCAGAGTGTCATGATATCATCAAAAAATTAAGTTATAAAGCTTTTGAAGCACAGACAAAGGTTTTGATTATGTGGTTGCCCGAATATCTGGATAAAGAAGGCAATTCATTGTTAAAGATTATTGAAGAACCACCTCAAAATACCCTGTTTATTTTAGTGGCAAACAATCAGGAGCAAATTCTTTCAACCCTTTTGTCGCGTACGCAGATTGTTAAAATACCGAAACTGCCTCATGCCACTGTTGAAAGCTATTTGATGGATGAATATGGCCTGTCGGAAAATCAGGCTACCGAATACAGTTTTCTTGCAGATGGAAATTTAATTGAGGCCAAGCAGTTGGTGGCCAATACACAAAATGAAAATGCCGACAAGTTTGCCGAATGGTTAAGAATGGGTTATGGCAACCGGGTTTTGGATTTAACCAATTTTGTAGATCAGATTGCCGGATGGGGAAGGGAAAACCAAAAGAACTTTTTAAAATACGGGATTAGTTTTTTAAGAGAATGCAGCCTGCTGTTAAGCGGAGCTGAGGACCTGGTTAAACTGCCGGTTTCGGCTATGGAAACAGCAAAAAAGCTATCAACCCACGTGCTTAATCTTAACATGGCCGATGCTATTATTTCGGAACTGGAAAAGGCACATTATCACATCGAGAGAAATGCGAATCCCAAAATTCTGTTTTTAGATGTATCTTTACAGCTAGTTAAAATAATAAAGTTTAAAACGCTCCCGAAAGGGACTCAATATATATATAGTTAA
- a CDS encoding stage 0 sporulation family protein, translating into MGCGSCSTGGGCAPSGCKSNGSCLTGGCGKMEVYDWLSNLDMPSNYIPFQVIEVKFKGARKEFFLNSENIYLEIGELIAVEGPTGGYDIGHVSLTGELVRMQMKRRKTTVDQVTRKVYRKATEADVEKWKIAKALEWETMHKARTLALDLRLSMKISDVDYQGDKTKATFFYTAEGRVDFRELIKKMAETFRIRIEMRQIGMRQEAGRLGGIGSCGRELCCSTWLTNFKTVSTAAARYQNLSLNTLKLAGQCGKLKCCLNYELDTYLDALKDIPDRIESLQTEIGVARHQKTDIFKKVMWFSYPNTEDWIPLKVDRVKEIMAMNKRGQKPVNLKEEAIELAPVAFIEKIPDYENVVGQDSLTRLDDKPRNKNNKNNRNKNAKQAQGPKQGAPVAKQEKGPKPPQAQKQQQNQKQGQNPKQGQQPKGNNKPVAQPAEGAVAEQTGAPAGQQSANRNRNRNNNRRKKQKEKPKNDQA; encoded by the coding sequence ATGGGATGTGGAAGTTGTTCTACAGGTGGCGGATGTGCCCCCTCGGGTTGCAAAAGTAATGGCTCTTGCCTTACTGGAGGATGCGGAAAAATGGAAGTTTACGACTGGCTGTCTAATCTTGATATGCCATCAAATTATATACCTTTTCAAGTAATAGAAGTTAAATTTAAAGGGGCAAGGAAAGAATTTTTCCTTAACAGCGAGAATATTTACCTGGAAATAGGAGAGCTAATAGCTGTTGAGGGGCCTACAGGTGGTTACGATATCGGTCATGTTTCTTTAACCGGAGAACTGGTGCGTATGCAAATGAAACGCCGTAAAACTACTGTTGATCAGGTAACCAGAAAAGTTTACAGAAAGGCCACAGAGGCTGATGTTGAAAAATGGAAAATAGCTAAGGCTCTGGAATGGGAAACGATGCATAAAGCACGTACACTTGCTCTAGACCTGCGCTTGTCAATGAAAATTAGCGATGTTGATTATCAGGGAGATAAAACCAAAGCAACATTTTTTTATACTGCCGAAGGACGGGTTGACTTTAGGGAGCTGATTAAAAAGATGGCCGAAACGTTTAGAATCCGGATAGAAATGCGCCAGATTGGAATGCGTCAGGAAGCCGGTAGGTTAGGTGGGATTGGTTCTTGCGGTCGCGAACTTTGCTGTTCTACTTGGCTAACAAATTTTAAAACAGTATCTACTGCTGCGGCCAGGTATCAGAACCTTTCTTTAAATACTTTAAAGCTGGCCGGGCAATGTGGCAAGTTAAAATGCTGTTTAAATTATGAGCTTGATACATATTTAGATGCCTTAAAGGACATTCCTGATCGTATTGAAAGCCTGCAAACTGAAATAGGTGTTGCCCGTCACCAAAAAACAGACATCTTTAAAAAGGTAATGTGGTTCAGCTACCCTAATACAGAGGACTGGATTCCGCTAAAAGTTGATCGTGTTAAGGAGATTATGGCAATGAACAAGCGAGGACAAAAGCCTGTTAATCTTAAAGAAGAGGCTATTGAACTTGCTCCGGTTGCTTTTATAGAGAAGATTCCTGATTATGAAAATGTTGTTGGACAGGATAGTTTAACCCGACTGGATGATAAACCCAGAAACAAAAACAACAAGAATAACCGGAATAAAAATGCCAAGCAGGCACAAGGCCCTAAACAAGGGGCCCCAGTTGCTAAACAAGAGAAAGGCCCTAAACCACCGCAGGCACAGAAACAACAGCAAAACCAGAAACAAGGTCAGAATCCTAAACAAGGGCAACAACCAAAAGGCAATAATAAGCCTGTGGCTCAACCTGCGGAAGGTGCTGTTGCTGAACAGACAGGAGCGCCTGCCGGTCAGCAATCTGCAAACAGGAATAGAAACAGGAACAACAACCGAAGAAAAAAACAAAAGGAAAAGCCTAAAAATGATCAAGCTTAA
- a CDS encoding gliding motility lipoprotein GldH — MIKLKVLLLSSVLMVLFLSGCDTNTLIDSNMSMPARNWSYPNKVKTLVEITDSSKPYNVYFKLRHTADYRYSNIFVLFHITGGGQKKHTRRYEYRLAQPDGQWNGSGSGNLFTYNLPLLTNYRFPAKGKYLLEVEQNMRDNPLAEISDAGIKVELKQGQ, encoded by the coding sequence ATGATCAAGCTTAAAGTTTTACTGCTGTCTTCAGTTTTGATGGTACTCTTTTTAAGTGGTTGTGACACCAATACGCTTATAGATAGTAATATGTCTATGCCTGCACGTAATTGGAGCTACCCCAATAAGGTTAAAACATTAGTTGAAATTACAGATAGCAGTAAACCCTATAACGTATATTTTAAATTGCGCCATACAGCCGATTACAGGTACTCCAATATCTTTGTTTTATTTCATATAACCGGAGGTGGACAAAAAAAGCACACCAGAAGGTATGAATATAGGCTGGCACAACCAGATGGGCAATGGAATGGTTCAGGCTCAGGGAACCTGTTTACCTATAATTTGCCTTTGCTTACAAACTACAGATTCCCGGCAAAGGGAAAATATCTATTAGAAGTTGAGCAAAATATGCGCGACAACCCGCTTGCCGAAATTAGTGACGCGGGTATAAAGGTAGAATTAAAGCAGGGGCAGTAA